A window of Kribbella sp. NBC_00382 genomic DNA:
ACCGGCCTGCTCCGCGACTCCACGTTCTACGAGGGCGGCCGGTGGAACTACTCCTTCCGGCTGCTGCACGACATGCGCGCCCGGATCGCGATGGCCGGTGGCGACGAGGCGTTCGTCGGCCTGCTCGACCGGTTCTTCGGGTACGGCGCCGCACCGGTCACCCAGCCGGGAGTACGTCCGAACGTGGCAGAGATGGACGCCGGGTACAGCCTGTACCGGTTCGAGGGATTGAACAACGAACCGGACTACGAAGCGCCCTGGTCCTACCACTACGCGGGCCGGCCGGACCGTACCGCCGAGGTGGTACATGCCGCCATCGCCAACCAGTTCGGTACCGGCCGGGGTGGACTGCCAGGCAACGACGACTCCGGCGGGCTGTCCGCCTGGTACGTGTGGGCGACGCTCGGGCTGTTCCCGGTGGCCGGGCAGAACCTGTTCCTGGTGAGCGCGCCGGCCGTGGCGGAGTCCACGATCCGACTGCCGGAGAGCGACCTGTCGATCACCACCACAGGACTCGAGCCGGTCGAGGCAGGCGGACCGGTCTCGTACGTCCAATCCATCGCGGTGGACGGCAAGACCCTCGAACGCCCCTGGATCTCCGGCCGGGAACTGCGGCACATCCGCAACCTGCACATCGAGCTGGGCCCCCGGCCCTCCGGCTGGGGCACCCAGATCCGACCACCATCCACATCCGACCCACTGCACACCGCTGGAGGTGAGGCATGAACATCATCGCCGACGACACACACGTCCCGTCCAAACCCAACCGCCGCCTGGTCATCGTTGTTCGCGCCGACCCGGTGATCTGTGGGCACTCTGGTGAGGCCCGATGCCTCGCGGAGGTGGCGCTCACCCGCGGCTTCGACGACGTACGGATCGTCACCTGGCCGCTCGACGCGCTGGAGGCGGCCGGGCTGCCACTGAAACCACTCGACGGCGTACTGCCGTACAGCCCCGGTATCACCGTGGAGCGGCCCGACCCCGTCGGCGACTACCGGGTTCCGGACGGCCGGTACCTGGCCGGCCTGATCGGGCGGTTGGTCGAACTGTTCAGCGACGGCGTGCCGACGGTCGCGATGTCCCTGTACCTGAGCCCCCACGCGATCGCCGTACAAGAGGCCGTCCAGGTGGCCCGCAGCATGGGGCCTGCGCAGGTCATCACGGTGGCTGAGGCGGTGGGCTCCGACATCACCAACGTCGTGCGCGAATGCGTGAACACCGGCCGATTCGGGGCGGCCGCGCACATCCTGTCGGTCTACCTGGCGGCTGATCACTGCGTAGCGGTGTCGGAGTACACCAAGGAACTGATCGTTGCCTCGGCGGCGACCCTCGACGGCATGCATGGCACGACGTTCGCGCAGCGATGCCGTGAGCGGATCGGCATCTCCTACCCCGCAGTCGACTCCTGGTCCTACCTGTCGCTCACCGACGACAAGATCGCCGAAACTCTGACCCGACGCGGCCTTTCGCGGGACGGGTATGTGCTGTTCCTGTCCCGGATCGCCTCGGCGAAGGGGATCGATGACCTGATCGACGCGTACGCCGGATCGCGCTCAGCCGAGCGGGTGCGCCTGGTACTGGCCGGGCGCGGCCCGCAGGAAGCCGAGGTACTGGCGCGGGTGGCAGCAGCGGGTCTGGGTGACCGGGTCCGGGTGCTGACCGACGTGGACGACGCGGAGAAGCCGGCGCTGATGGCCGGGAGCGCGGCGTTCGTACTGCCGACCCGCGAGCAGCCGGAGTTCGTCGAGACGTTCGGGATCGCCCTGGTCGAGAAGGCTCTCGCCGGCGGCGGGCCGATCATCACCTGCGCGACCGGCGGCGTACCCGAGGCCGTCGGTGATACGGCGCTGCTAGTGCCCCAGCGTGACTCCGCCACGCTGCGGACCGTGCTTGACGGGGTTGTGTGCGACTGGACCCCCGAGCAGCGGACGGCAGCCGAGCTGCGCGCCCGGGCGTACGCGTTGCAGTTCGACCGCGCCCAGGTCTTCGATCGTCTCTTCGCCCGCGCCAACCCTCCCGCCGTCCACGTCGCCTGACCTCGACCTGTGGGGGATAGAAGATAGGGGCATGCCCTTACAGCGGATCGCTCTCATCTCGGATGTGCACGGAAATCTGTCGGCGCTGGAGGCGGTGCTCGCCGATATCGAGGGACGCGGGATCGAGCGGGTGTTCAATCTCGGCGACTACGTCGGCAAGGGCCCGCGGGGGAGTGCGGTGGTCGACCTGTGCCGGGAGCGGTGCGAGGTCAACATCCTCGGCAACTGGGACGACTTCTTGCCGGACCCGGACCGGGAGTACGACAGCGAAGGCCTGCGCTGGTGGAAGAACGAACTCCGCGAAGACCAGCACAGCTGGCTGCGAGCCCTCCCCTTCAGCCACGACTTCGTCCTCAGCGGCCGCCAGATCCGCCTCTTCCACGCATCGGCGACGAGCGTCCACCGCCGCGTCCGCTTCGACCACGACGAGCAAGAGTTCGTCGGCATGTTCCAGAACACCGAGGCGACCGGCGACGGCCCGATCCCGACGGTGGTCGGCTACGGCGACACCCACGACGCCTTCTACGAGGTCGACCTGCAACGCCGAACCCTCTTCAACACCGGCAGCGTCGGCAACAGCATGTCCGACCCCACCCCCGTCTACGTCATCCTCGAAGGCATCCCGGACTCCCCCGACGACGCCCCTTTCTCCATCCAGTTCGTCCGAGTCCCGTACGACGTCCAAGCCGAACTGGAAGTAGCCCGCTCCCTGGCCATGCCTGAACTCAACGGCTACGAAGCCGAAATCCTCCACGGCGTCTACCGCGGCGACCTCTACTCCAACACCACTCCCACCTACCACCGCCGTCCTTCCCCAGCGGTCCAACCCGCGTAGCTACTCGGGTGGTTTGCGGCTGGCTTGGGCTCGGGATACCACCTCGTCTGCGGTGAGGGCGCTCTGTGGGTGGTAGCTCAAGCACATCGGGATCTGCAGTTTCTCGAAGCCCAGGCCTTCGCTGGTGGCATAGAAGTGTCCGGACCGGAGCCGGGCGATGTCGTCGACACGGCCGCCCTTCGCCTTCGCGAGTTCGGTGGCGGCGCTGATCTGCGCGCCGGCGTTGAGCAGCCCGAAGAACTGCGTCGTGGCATTACCGGGGATCCGGTTGTGCAGTCCTTTCGGCGCTTGGGTGGCGAAGACCAGACCGAGCCCGTACTTCCGGGCCTGCGCGGCCAGTACCAGCGTGCTTTGCGTGCAGGCCGTCGCCGCACCGGAAGGCGCATAGGTCTGGGCCTCGTCCATCACCAGCAGCCCGCCGAGCGGACGGTCACCGGCGGGATTGCGTTTGATCCACGCGAACAGCGCCATCTGCAACTGGTTGACGAAGCTCTGCCGCTGCTCCTCGGCCGGTAATCCGACGAAACTGATCACCGAGATGCGCGCTCGATAGCCCTGCGTCGGAGTGAGTAGGACGCCCGGGTCCAGCGCCTCGCCGGTACCGCCGAACAGCGGGTCGTTCACCGTCTCGACGTTGAGGGCCTCGGCGATGTCGGCGGCGACCTTGGGTGCGCTGCGTACCCGGCTGATGCCGCGTGGCAGGTCGGACAGCAGGTCGATGAACTCCGTCAGCTCGGTGCCGCCGTCCCGGGCGAAGTGCTCGAGCGCCTCACGGAGTACCGCCTGGCCGGTCTTGACCTTCCGCCCGGTGAGCTGCGCCCGCGGCAGCAAGCCGGCCACGGCCGCCTCGACGGCGTCGCCGAACTCGTCGGGGTCATCGAGTACGTCCGCGAAGTCGGGCAATGGCCGGAAAGCCAGCGGCCGTCCCTTCGCGCGTCGCGGAGTCCAGACCACGACCTCGGTACTCCGCAAGTACGCGTCGGCCTTCTCGGCATCGCCCGCCACCCACCCGGCCGGCGTGCTGGGCCAGCCGTCGCCCAACCTGGCCAGGTCGTTGTTCGGATCGAGCACGATCGAGGAAACCCCTTGCAGCGCACACTCCTCGATCAACCGCCGCAGCAAGACCGTCTTCCCCGACCCAGACCCCGCAAACGCCACCGTATGCTTCCGCAACTGCACCAACGGAACCCCGAACACCCGCCCCGACTCAACCCCAGTCCCAATCGGCACCACCGGCTCTGCCCCACCGCCCTGGGCAGCTGCCGATGCCGGCTCCGATCCAGCTGGCCGCGCTGTCGACGCCGCGCCGGCAGCGCCCACGCCGCCGGCCCCTGCGGTGCTGCCCACACCGCCCGCGTCGCGCGGCTCGGCCGCGGCGCCCGCGCCGGCTGAGTTGGTTGAGTGGAAGACACGGCGGAAGAGTTCGGTGCTGGCCGCAGGGCGGCGGGTCTCCAGCCATTGGAGGAAGCCGGGGTCGGGATGGCGGCGGAGAGCGTCGAGGGCTGCGAAGGTTCGTAGGTCTTCGACTGTGATGGGCACCGACAGCCCGCCTGCGGCGGTGAATTCGGTGACCTCGCGGCTCGTCATCGGACCTGACGACCAGCGCGTGTTGCGGAGGATGATGAGCTTGCGTTTCGTGACACCCTGCTCGAGCCCGG
This region includes:
- a CDS encoding glycosyltransferase family 4 protein produces the protein MNIIADDTHVPSKPNRRLVIVVRADPVICGHSGEARCLAEVALTRGFDDVRIVTWPLDALEAAGLPLKPLDGVLPYSPGITVERPDPVGDYRVPDGRYLAGLIGRLVELFSDGVPTVAMSLYLSPHAIAVQEAVQVARSMGPAQVITVAEAVGSDITNVVRECVNTGRFGAAAHILSVYLAADHCVAVSEYTKELIVASAATLDGMHGTTFAQRCRERIGISYPAVDSWSYLSLTDDKIAETLTRRGLSRDGYVLFLSRIASAKGIDDLIDAYAGSRSAERVRLVLAGRGPQEAEVLARVAAAGLGDRVRVLTDVDDAEKPALMAGSAAFVLPTREQPEFVETFGIALVEKALAGGGPIITCATGGVPEAVGDTALLVPQRDSATLRTVLDGVVCDWTPEQRTAAELRARAYALQFDRAQVFDRLFARANPPAVHVA
- a CDS encoding metallophosphoesterase family protein translates to MPLQRIALISDVHGNLSALEAVLADIEGRGIERVFNLGDYVGKGPRGSAVVDLCRERCEVNILGNWDDFLPDPDREYDSEGLRWWKNELREDQHSWLRALPFSHDFVLSGRQIRLFHASATSVHRRVRFDHDEQEFVGMFQNTEATGDGPIPTVVGYGDTHDAFYEVDLQRRTLFNTGSVGNSMSDPTPVYVILEGIPDSPDDAPFSIQFVRVPYDVQAELEVARSLAMPELNGYEAEILHGVYRGDLYSNTTPTYHRRPSPAVQPA
- a CDS encoding ATP-binding protein; the encoded protein is MRNDERAALAAVQFNWAVTPDDIWSPAEHHVEGLHANVIRTVMASVAAARGSTGASPIGIALEGEKGVGKTHLLGWVRQRVQDSGGYFFLIKVVNGASFWPSAVRGVIDGFHAGQGDQLTLLLHRLGEQATLPESLQRRLRGEEPATRADLDSFIAGLKQIDPQVGTDCQNTARALVLYRSADEVAQEVGYSYFELDGDVPDADREAWGFRRGSRLPQQILGELSRLLALTGPTVIAVDQIDSVMAQASSGRGDDASNHDARVKLINELADGLMELREQTHRTLSVVACIPATWELIRTTAISPAADRFRVVTMQSQLPDPDIAVDLVARRLAGLYSAADFVPAYPTWPVLRSAFEDGGARDYTPRRLLQRVDSHIRRCLETDRLVELDDFAAEPEPVRPAKHAAPTGLGRLDARFAELRETADIDAALDPKTEDLQMPVLLAAALSAYIAELGGAGQEFELDPPPGNKPALHARLRRTLDEQTDDEMHWGFRAIASEHGRAALTRLRAARTEAGLEQGVTKRKLIILRNTRWSSGPMTSREVTEFTAAGGLSVPITVEDLRTFAALDALRRHPDPGFLQWLETRRPAASTELFRRVFHSTNSAGAGAAAEPRDAGGVGSTAGAGGVGAAGAASTARPAGSEPASAAAQGGGAEPVVPIGTGVESGRVFGVPLVQLRKHTVAFAGSGSGKTVLLRRLIEECALQGVSSIVLDPNNDLARLGDGWPSTPAGWVAGDAEKADAYLRSTEVVVWTPRRAKGRPLAFRPLPDFADVLDDPDEFGDAVEAAVAGLLPRAQLTGRKVKTGQAVLREALEHFARDGGTELTEFIDLLSDLPRGISRVRSAPKVAADIAEALNVETVNDPLFGGTGEALDPGVLLTPTQGYRARISVISFVGLPAEEQRQSFVNQLQMALFAWIKRNPAGDRPLGGLLVMDEAQTYAPSGAATACTQSTLVLAAQARKYGLGLVFATQAPKGLHNRIPGNATTQFFGLLNAGAQISAATELAKAKGGRVDDIARLRSGHFYATSEGLGFEKLQIPMCLSYHPQSALTADEVVSRAQASRKPPE